The Oncorhynchus tshawytscha isolate Ot180627B linkage group LG20, Otsh_v2.0, whole genome shotgun sequence genome has a window encoding:
- the LOC112220230 gene encoding short-chain specific acyl-CoA dehydrogenase, mitochondrial, translating to MAALFKAGKALGLCVSGCRSLSSLAELPEMHQMMRQTCRDYADRELGPIAGKLDKEHLFPAQQVRELGAMGVMAVEVPEALGGAGMDYLAYSLAVEEISRGCGSTGCVVSVNNSLYIGPILKFGTQKQKEQWITPFTTGEKVGCFALSEPGNGSDAGAASTLARQEGEEWVLNGTKAWITNSWDASATVIFATTDKSLKHKGISAFLVPMPHPGLSLGKKEDKLGIRATSTANLILEDCKIPLGNMLGSRGSGFKIAMQTLDSGRIGIASQALGIAQAALDCAADYAHKRTAFGAPIGKLQAVQFKLADMAVAVESARLLTWKAAMLKDAKKPFTKEAAMAKLAASEAATFCGHQSIQVLGGMGYVTDMPAERHYRDARITEIYEGTSEIQRLVIAGQLLKEYAS from the exons ATGGCAGCACTCTTCAAAGCTGGAAAAG CCCTGGGCCTGTGTGTCAGTGGCTGtaggtctctgtcctctctagctgAGCTACCAGAGATGCACCAGATGATGAGACAAACCTGTAGAGACTACGCAGACAGAGAGCTGGGTCCTATAGCTGGCAAACTTGATAAGGAACACCTCTTCCCAGCGCAACAG GTGCGAGAGCTGGGTGCTATGGGGGTGATGGCTGTAGAGGTTCCTGAGGCGCTGGGAGGAGCAGGAATGGACTACCTGGCCTACTCTCTGGCCGTGGAGGAGATCAGTAGGGGCTGCGGCAGCACTGGATGTGTGGTCTCGGTCAACAAC tcTTTGTACATAGGGCCAATATTGAAGTTTGGAACACAGAAGCAGAAGGAACAGTGGATCACTCCCTTCACGACTGGAGAGAAAGTTGGCTGCTTCGCTCTGAGTGAACCAG GTAATGGTAGTGATGCAGGGGCAGCGTCTACGTTagccagacaggagggagaggagtgggtgtTGAACGGGACTAAAGCCTGGATTACCAACAGCTGGGATGCTTCGGCTACTGTTATATTCGCTACCACTGACAAGTCACTCAAACACAAG gGTATCAGTGCATTCCTGGTGCCCATGCCCCATCCTGGCCTGTCCCTGGGGAAGAAGGAGGACAAGCTGGGCATCAGAGCAACCTCCACAGCCAACCTCATCCTGGAGGACTGTAAGATACCCCTGGGCAACATGCTGGGGTCACGAGGATCAGGCTTCAAGATAGCCATG CAAACCCTGGACAGTGGGCGTATAGGTATAGCTTCCCAGGCCCTGGGTATTGCTCAGGCTGCTCTGGACTGTGCTGCGGACTACGCTCACAAACGCACCGCCTTCGGCGCGCCCATTGGCAAGCTGCAggctgtacag TTCAAGCTGGCAGACATGGCTGTAGCTGTTGAAAGTGCTCGTCTCCTCACCTGGAAGGCTGCAATGCTAAAAGATGCCAAGAAACCCTTCACCAAG GAAGCAGCGATGGCCAAACTAGCAGCGTCTGAGGCTGCTACCTTCTGCGGCCACCAG TCAATCCAGGTTCTTGGGGGAATGGGTTACGTGACAGACATGCCAGCGGAGAGGCACTACCGTGACGCGCGAATCACTGAGATCTATGAAGGCACCAGTGAGATCCAGAGACTGGTGATAGCCGGCCAGCTGCTGAAGGAGTACGCGTCATAG